The Eriocheir sinensis breed Jianghai 21 chromosome 4, ASM2467909v1, whole genome shotgun sequence genome has a segment encoding these proteins:
- the LOC126981224 gene encoding E3 ubiquitin-protein ligase rnf168-like isoform X1: MAGAKAGKADPAAAPSLEDVTCPICLSLLLEPVTLPCHHSLCLQCFQEHVSITSLACPMCRTRISVWVRKNTKTKTLVDAKLWRAIKNHFPAQLEARLAGLEDDSGIFSNLPQQRVSQPGEIRQEYETLIEQETQEARQRKTKEEVASIKLIQELQEEERKRREEEEQQQEHLALEDFLLAIELKKRDVAQMETRQKELDEICLQDEDLARQLERAESRSPQVVSKSKGAGASKTPTASQKGPMDLFLGQKGVSRGHRSQASASVLGSSDTNTILPGEPSSSPHLREATLKRFPSNGSESESDEASSRRQVAGGKENIIGQCHSSPSHSGESSKGRQACCDPQFSPDIDSFCVTTIRSPTRNKGSQGSSRALTDGDSASENEEEEPVQRSEISNNNPPEEDLSFLLKWESDKDSLAALLAEQKRAEAQLQQELQDRLLAEALQEELNTAKMVLRTKGSEDEYALRRRKRPSSPLQQQAGPSSRNSSKRQATLSEVLGKRSSSV, from the exons ATGGCTGGGGCCAAGGCAGGCAAGGCAGACCCAGCGGCGGCCCCATCGCTGGAAGACGTCACCTGCCCCATCTGCTTGTCTCTGCTGCTGGAGCCCGTCACCCTCCCCTGCCACCATTCCCTCTGTCTCCAGTGCTTCCAGGAGCATGTGTCCATCACCTCCCTTGCCTGCCCCATGTGTCGCACcag GATCAGTGTGTGGGTAAGGAAGAACACGAAGACCAAGACACTGGTGGACGCCAAGCTCTGGAGGGCCATCAAGAACCACTTCCCTGCCCAACTCGAGGCTCGGCTTGCTGGCCTGGAGGATGACTCAG GCATCTTCTCCAACCTCCCCCAGCAGCGCGTCAGCCAGCCGGGGGAGATCCGGCAGGAGTACGAGACCCTCATAGAGCAGGAGACTCAGGAGGCCAGGCAGAGGAAGACCAAGGAGGAGGTTGCTTCCATAAAGTTAATTCAGGAACTCCAG gaggaagagaggaagcgccgggaggaggaggagcagcagcaggaacacCTGGCGCTGGAGGACTTCCTGTTGGCGATCGAGCTCAAG AAGAGAGATGTGGCCCAAATGGAGACACGGCAGAAGGAGCTGGATGAGATTTGTCTACAGGATGAGGACCTGGCAAGGCAGCTAGAG AGAGCTGAGAGCAGGTCACCGCAGGTTGTGTCCAAGAGTAAGGGAGCTGGAGCATCCAAAACACCCACAGCCTCTCAGAAGGGGCCCATGGATCTGTTCCTAG GTCAGAAGGGTGTGAGCCGTGGACACCGCTCCCAGGCCTCGGCCAGCGTTCTCGGCTCATCAG ACACCAACACCATCCTGCCCGGGGAACCCTCATCTTCGCCTCACCTCAGAGAAGCCACCTTGAAGCGTTTCCCCAGCAATGGATCTGAGTCAG agAGTGACGAGGCATCCTCCCGCCGCCAGGTCGCAGGAGGCAAGGAGAACATCATAGGGCAGTGCCACTCAAGTCCATCACATTCAGGAGAGAGCTCCAAGGGCAGGCAGGCTTGCTGTGACCCACAGTTCAGCCCAGACATTGACAGCTTCTGTGTTACTACCATTCGTAGCCCCACCAGGAACAAAGGGAGCCAGGGATCCTCTAGAGCACTTACAGATGGAGACAGTGCAagcgagaatgaggaagaagagccaGTGCAGAGGAGTGAAATAAGCAACAACAACCCACCTGAAGAggacctttccttcctgttgaaGTGGGAGAGTGACAAG GACTCCTTGGCAGCTCTGTTGGCAGAGCAGAAGCGTGCCGAGGCCCAGCTACAGCAGGAGCTGCAGGACCGCCTCCTGGCTGAAGCATTGCAGGAGGAACTCAACACAGCAAAGATG GTGTTACGCACCAAGGGTTCAGAAGACGAGTATGCCTTGAGACGGAGAAAGAGGCCTTCCAGCCCTCTGCAGCAGCAGGCAGGACCCAGTAGCAGAAACAGCTCCAAGAGGCAGGCCACTCTGTCCGAGGTGCTGGGCAAACGTTCAAGTTCTGTGTGA
- the LOC126981219 gene encoding uncharacterized protein LOC126981219 isoform X1: MKSSNQSWQEVMGHLMYFLYTVLPGATSHTHWTKEGVDRALSWAQYCERAVAHLRHRGSMQKALATLIRQSQHIANFRDLLKARHILLKLLLQNQLLENNVQEHILTVSQRAHGVDFAKRAEFTVQQQQQHAKTLLTLLTKSQHSSIDLRLRVRLMMEAAHNEDPEQVGLCLAKVAHSPASLQAGIKAALLEGEDVGIKVGPAVVHWVRGVVASPQHRQYRRVLGCLCSLAPHHLSKALANHPQLVMAVLECVHREARNLEPRYDRDECRWCPCGPLVLKWEDLVRTYAVLSSHKKMGARVEEAVEGWRMLDGSAVWGDIVRQTKASSMPLTPSASDMKT; encoded by the coding sequence ATGAAGAGTTCTAATCAGTCATGGCAGGAGGTGATGGGCCACCTGATGTACTTCCTGTACACAGTGTTGCCTGGAGCAACAAGCCACACCCACTGGACCAAGGAAGGGGTGGATCGGGCCTTGTCCTGGGCACAGTATTGTGAGAGGGCCGTCGCCCACCTCAGGCACAGGGGCAGTATGCAGAAAGCTCTCGCTACGCTGATCAGACAGAGCCAGCACATTGCAAACTTTCGAGACTTGCTGAAGGCCAGGCACATCTTGTTGAAACTCCTGCTGCAAAATCAGTTGCTTGAGAACAATGTGCAGGAACATATTCTGACAGTGTCTCAGAGAGCCCATGGGGTAGACTTTGCCAAACGTGCAGAATTTAcagtacagcagcagcagcagcatgccAAGACCCTGCTGACACTACTGACAAAGTCTCAGCACAGCAGCATCGATTTGAGGCTTAGAGTGAGGCTCATGATGGAGGCAGCACACAACGAAGACCCGGAACAGGTGGGGCTGTGCCTGGCCAAGGTGGCTCACTCCCCGGCCTCACTGCAGGCTGGCATCAAGGCTGCCCTGCTGGAGGGGGAGGATGTGGGCATCAAGGTGGGCCCAGCAGTGGTGCATTGGGTGCGAGGGGTGGTGGCCTCCCCCCAGCACCGACAGTACAGGCGTGTGCTAGGCTGCCTGTGCTCCCTTGCACCCCACCATTTGTCCAAGGCTCTGGCCAATCACCCACAGCTTGTCATGGCAGTCTTGGAGTGTGTCCACAGAGAAGCACGCAATCTGGAGCCACGCTATGATAGAGATGAGTGCCGCTGGTGTCCTTGTGGCCCCTTGGTGCTCAAGTGGGAGGACCTGGTGAGGACATACGCTGTTCTGAGCAGCCACAAGAAAATGGGTGCGCgtgtggaggaggcggtggagggctGGAGGATGCTGGATGGGAGCGCAGTGTGGGGGGACATTGTGAGGCAGACTAAAGCTTCCAGCATGCCACTCACACCCAGCGCCAGTGACATGAAAACATAA
- the LOC126981224 gene encoding E3 ubiquitin-protein ligase rnf168-like isoform X2: MAGAKAGKADPAAAPSLEDVTCPICLSLLLEPVTLPCHHSLCLQCFQEHVSITSLACPMCRTRISVWVRKNTKTKTLVDAKLWRAIKNHFPAQLEARLAGLEDDSGIFSNLPQQRVSQPGEIRQEYETLIEQETQEARQRKTKEEVASIKLIQELQEEERKRREEEEQQQEHLALEDFLLAIELKRAESRSPQVVSKSKGAGASKTPTASQKGPMDLFLGQKGVSRGHRSQASASVLGSSDTNTILPGEPSSSPHLREATLKRFPSNGSESESDEASSRRQVAGGKENIIGQCHSSPSHSGESSKGRQACCDPQFSPDIDSFCVTTIRSPTRNKGSQGSSRALTDGDSASENEEEEPVQRSEISNNNPPEEDLSFLLKWESDKDSLAALLAEQKRAEAQLQQELQDRLLAEALQEELNTAKMVLRTKGSEDEYALRRRKRPSSPLQQQAGPSSRNSSKRQATLSEVLGKRSSSV, from the exons ATGGCTGGGGCCAAGGCAGGCAAGGCAGACCCAGCGGCGGCCCCATCGCTGGAAGACGTCACCTGCCCCATCTGCTTGTCTCTGCTGCTGGAGCCCGTCACCCTCCCCTGCCACCATTCCCTCTGTCTCCAGTGCTTCCAGGAGCATGTGTCCATCACCTCCCTTGCCTGCCCCATGTGTCGCACcag GATCAGTGTGTGGGTAAGGAAGAACACGAAGACCAAGACACTGGTGGACGCCAAGCTCTGGAGGGCCATCAAGAACCACTTCCCTGCCCAACTCGAGGCTCGGCTTGCTGGCCTGGAGGATGACTCAG GCATCTTCTCCAACCTCCCCCAGCAGCGCGTCAGCCAGCCGGGGGAGATCCGGCAGGAGTACGAGACCCTCATAGAGCAGGAGACTCAGGAGGCCAGGCAGAGGAAGACCAAGGAGGAGGTTGCTTCCATAAAGTTAATTCAGGAACTCCAG gaggaagagaggaagcgccgggaggaggaggagcagcagcaggaacacCTGGCGCTGGAGGACTTCCTGTTGGCGATCGAGCTCAAG AGAGCTGAGAGCAGGTCACCGCAGGTTGTGTCCAAGAGTAAGGGAGCTGGAGCATCCAAAACACCCACAGCCTCTCAGAAGGGGCCCATGGATCTGTTCCTAG GTCAGAAGGGTGTGAGCCGTGGACACCGCTCCCAGGCCTCGGCCAGCGTTCTCGGCTCATCAG ACACCAACACCATCCTGCCCGGGGAACCCTCATCTTCGCCTCACCTCAGAGAAGCCACCTTGAAGCGTTTCCCCAGCAATGGATCTGAGTCAG agAGTGACGAGGCATCCTCCCGCCGCCAGGTCGCAGGAGGCAAGGAGAACATCATAGGGCAGTGCCACTCAAGTCCATCACATTCAGGAGAGAGCTCCAAGGGCAGGCAGGCTTGCTGTGACCCACAGTTCAGCCCAGACATTGACAGCTTCTGTGTTACTACCATTCGTAGCCCCACCAGGAACAAAGGGAGCCAGGGATCCTCTAGAGCACTTACAGATGGAGACAGTGCAagcgagaatgaggaagaagagccaGTGCAGAGGAGTGAAATAAGCAACAACAACCCACCTGAAGAggacctttccttcctgttgaaGTGGGAGAGTGACAAG GACTCCTTGGCAGCTCTGTTGGCAGAGCAGAAGCGTGCCGAGGCCCAGCTACAGCAGGAGCTGCAGGACCGCCTCCTGGCTGAAGCATTGCAGGAGGAACTCAACACAGCAAAGATG GTGTTACGCACCAAGGGTTCAGAAGACGAGTATGCCTTGAGACGGAGAAAGAGGCCTTCCAGCCCTCTGCAGCAGCAGGCAGGACCCAGTAGCAGAAACAGCTCCAAGAGGCAGGCCACTCTGTCCGAGGTGCTGGGCAAACGTTCAAGTTCTGTGTGA
- the LOC126981220 gene encoding suprabasin-like: MFSATHGHYRMLHMGTFHKKGFSDSGIQHSTQETHERGHGIQHSTQEKDEMGHGIQHSTQEKNEMGHGIQHSTQEKNEMGHGIQHSTQEKNEMGHGIQHSTQEKDEMGHGIQHSTQEKDERGHGIQHSTQEKNERGHGIQHSTQEKNERGHGIQHSTQEKNERGHGIQHSTQEKDEMGHGIQHSTQEKDEMGHGIQHSTQEKHEMGHGIQHSTQEKNERGHGIQHSTQEKNERGHGIQHSTQEKNERGHGIQHSTQEKHERGHGIQHSTQEKNERGHGIQHSTQEKDERGHGIQHSTQVIIKQVGVSTHINTWKEMISLILVACKGNLLVS; encoded by the coding sequence ATGTTTTCTGCTACACATGGCCATTATAGGATGCTACACATGGGAACATTTCATAAGAAGGGTTTTAGTGATAGTGGcattcaacacagcacacagGAAACCCATGAGAGGGGGCATGGcattcaacacagcacacagGAAAAGGATGAGATGGGGCATGGcattcaacacagcacacagGAAAAGAATGAGATGGGGCATGGcattcaacacagcacacagGAAAAGAATGAGATGGGGCATGGcattcaacacagcacacagGAAAAGAATGAGATGGGGCATGGcattcaacacagcacacagGAAAAGGATGAGATGGGGCATGGcattcaacacagcacacaggaaaaggatgagagggggcatggcattcaacacagcacacaggaaaagaatgagagggggcatggcattcaacacagcacacaggaaaagaatgagagggggcatggcattcaacacagcacacaggaaaagaatgagagggggcatggcattcaacacagcacacagGAAAAGGATGAGATGGGGCATGGcattcaacacagcacacagGAAAAGGATGAGATGGGGCATGGcattcaacacagcacacagGAAAAACATGAGATGGGGCATGGcattcaacacagcacacaggaaaagaatgagagggggcatggcattcaacacagcacacaggaaaagaatgagagggggcatggcattcaacacagcacacaggaaaagaatgagagggggcatggcattcaacacagcacacagGAAAAACATGAGAGGGGGCATGGcattcaacacagcacacaggaaaagaatgagagggggcatggcattcaacacagcacacaggaaaaggatgagaggggGCATGGCATTCAGCACAGCACACAGGTGATCATCAAGCAGGTTGGTGTCAGTACCCACATAAACACTTGGAAAGAAATGATCAGCCTTATACTGGTAGCTTGTAAAGGCAATCTGCTGGTCTCGTGA